A genomic stretch from Nitrospirota bacterium includes:
- a CDS encoding heavy-metal-associated domain-containing protein, with amino-acid sequence MSDSIREMKLMADGITCTSCASDMEGILTEIPGIVDVSVSFADDSVVIKYDTVVISRKDVYAAVRKLGFPLKIVSET; translated from the coding sequence ATGTCTGACAGCATAAGAGAAATGAAATTAATGGCTGACGGGATCACCTGCACTTCATGCGCAAGTGATATGGAGGGGATACTGACTGAAATACCCGGGATCGTTGATGTATCAGTAAGTTTTGCGGATGATTCAGTTGTCATAAAATATGACACCGTTGTAATCAGCAGGAAAGATGTCTATGCCGCTGTGCGTAAACTCGGGTTCCCCCTTAAGATAGTTTCCGAAACATAG